A window from Desulfuromonadaceae bacterium encodes these proteins:
- a CDS encoding methyltransferase domain-containing protein, which yields MIELTIDRLTNGGRGCGRYDGKTVFVPLTAPGDTVCCRIVKAKKRYAEAELVEVLTPAADRIAPVCAWFGDCGGCQWQFLPYAAQLDAKVQIFTELLTRQAGIADVPLCAPLSAPDPWHYRGRAQFKCHATAAGLTIGFYRRTSHHVVAIDTCPILADRLNQALALLRQHLPSAPAARQISQVDVQVGTDGRLRVTVIFQGEAPDRLLSFLTPFFAAEKIALAIQYGHKKALKVAADEDDLFISVAEPPLELRYRAGGFVQVNQAQNRQMVAQVLRDAGDLRGRRVLDLYCGIGNFSLPLARRGGQVVGVEEYGPAIADAKRNAAQARLDNCSFHARDAVGAATALWGDGFDLVLLDPPRSGAAEVVPELVRLRPPRIIYVSCDPATLARDLKVLIEGGYRLVATRVVDMFPQTFHIESMSLLERVA from the coding sequence ATGATCGAACTGACCATTGACCGCCTCACCAACGGCGGGCGCGGCTGCGGTAGATATGACGGCAAGACCGTCTTCGTGCCGTTGACGGCACCGGGGGATACGGTGTGCTGCCGGATCGTCAAGGCGAAGAAACGTTATGCCGAGGCCGAGCTGGTCGAGGTATTGACCCCCGCAGCCGACCGGATTGCGCCGGTCTGCGCCTGGTTTGGCGACTGTGGTGGCTGTCAGTGGCAGTTTCTGCCCTATGCCGCCCAGCTCGACGCCAAGGTGCAGATCTTCACCGAGCTGCTCACGCGTCAGGCAGGAATCGCTGACGTCCCGTTGTGCGCCCCGCTCAGCGCCCCTGATCCCTGGCACTATCGCGGTCGCGCCCAATTCAAGTGTCATGCAACCGCCGCCGGTCTGACCATCGGTTTCTATCGTCGCACCAGTCATCACGTGGTCGCCATCGACACCTGTCCGATCCTCGCTGACCGTCTCAATCAGGCGCTGGCTTTGCTGCGCCAGCACCTGCCGTCCGCACCTGCTGCGCGCCAGATCTCTCAGGTCGATGTCCAGGTCGGCACCGATGGCCGTCTGCGCGTAACGGTGATCTTTCAGGGGGAAGCGCCTGATCGTCTGCTCTCCTTTCTTACGCCGTTCTTTGCCGCCGAGAAGATCGCGCTGGCGATTCAGTACGGGCACAAAAAGGCTCTGAAGGTGGCGGCGGATGAGGACGATCTCTTTATCAGCGTCGCTGAACCGCCCCTCGAACTGCGCTATCGTGCCGGTGGCTTTGTGCAGGTCAATCAGGCGCAGAACCGGCAGATGGTGGCACAGGTGCTGCGCGACGCGGGTGATCTGCGCGGTCGGCGGGTGCTTGATCTGTACTGCGGGATCGGCAACTTTTCGCTGCCGCTGGCCCGGCGGGGCGGGCAGGTGGTGGGGGTGGAGGAGTATGGACCGGCGATTGCCGATGCAAAGCGTAATGCCGCACAGGCCCGGCTGGACAATTGTTCTTTTCATGCGCGGGATGCGGTCGGGGCCGCAACAGCTTTGTGGGGGGACGGTTTCGATCTGGTGCTGCTCGATCCGCCGCGCTCCGGCGCGGCCGAGGTGGTGCCGGAGCTGGTGCGGCTGCGTCCGCCGCGCATCATCTATGTGTCGTGTGATCCGGCGACGTTGGCGCGCGATCTGAAAGTGCTGATCGAGGGCGGTTACCGGCTGGTTGCAACGCGGGTTGTCGATATGTTTCCGCAGACGTTTCATATCGAGTCGATGTCGCTGCTGGAACGGGTCGCTTGA
- a CDS encoding RNA methyltransferase, giving the protein MKQYFPRIKVVLVGAQGPLNIGSVCRAMGNFGFSELRLVAPETDHLANDARQMAVKAKDILEGARIYPDLAAALADCSFAIGTTRRYGKYREDLYAPDGAAEALVARPAEETVALVFGREDHGLFTEELDLCQRTLTISTNDDMPSMNLAQAVSLCLYEVTRAARRASTTIDDETNGKKLASNETLESMFFHMRRSLVEAGYLDPVNPDHILRGFRRIFGRAGLNDREVRILHGLWSRIDWLEGERRKLTERLRNNDK; this is encoded by the coding sequence ATGAAACAATACTTTCCCCGCATCAAGGTGGTCCTCGTCGGCGCGCAGGGGCCGCTCAATATCGGCTCGGTGTGTCGCGCGATGGGCAATTTCGGTTTCAGTGAACTGCGCCTGGTGGCGCCGGAGACCGATCATCTTGCAAACGATGCGCGACAGATGGCGGTCAAGGCGAAAGATATCCTTGAAGGGGCTCGCATCTATCCTGATCTGGCTGCGGCGCTGGCCGACTGTTCCTTCGCCATCGGCACCACCCGGCGTTACGGCAAATACCGCGAAGATCTCTACGCTCCCGACGGTGCCGCCGAGGCGCTGGTCGCTCGCCCCGCCGAGGAAACGGTCGCCCTCGTCTTCGGGCGTGAGGACCACGGTCTCTTTACCGAGGAACTCGACCTCTGCCAGCGCACCTTGACGATTTCCACCAATGATGACATGCCCTCGATGAATCTGGCCCAGGCGGTGTCGCTCTGTCTCTATGAAGTGACCAGGGCCGCCCGCAGAGCGTCAACCACGATCGATGATGAAACGAACGGCAAGAAGCTGGCGAGCAATGAGACGCTCGAAAGTATGTTCTTTCACATGCGCCGCTCCCTTGTCGAGGCCGGCTATCTCGACCCGGTCAACCCCGATCATATCCTGCGCGGTTTTCGGCGCATCTTTGGCCGGGCCGGTTTGAACGATCGCGAAGTACGCATCCTCCACGGACTCTGGAGTCGCATCGACTGGCTCGAAGGGGAACGGCGCAAACTGACGGAACGACTGAGGAACAATGATAAATGA
- a CDS encoding DNA polymerase III subunit chi → MTKIDFIKLKKPEKAMHLCRLATEFLSAGHRVLVMVQDENQAVTLDRFMWTWKKDTFLPHTYDNGSVECLGEPVVIVCSERNPNGARILIMGSPCSVDFLRQFHQVIDFAEVYDDALAQAARDRYARYREVGFVTGMRSVADGANPKVDRQ, encoded by the coding sequence ATGACAAAAATTGACTTTATTAAACTGAAAAAACCTGAGAAGGCCATGCATCTGTGTCGGCTGGCGACGGAATTCCTGTCCGCCGGGCACCGCGTCCTGGTGATGGTTCAGGATGAAAATCAGGCTGTTACCCTTGATCGTTTCATGTGGACCTGGAAGAAAGACACGTTCCTCCCCCACACTTACGACAACGGTTCAGTGGAGTGCCTTGGCGAACCGGTAGTGATTGTGTGCAGTGAGCGCAATCCGAACGGCGCACGCATCCTGATCATGGGTTCTCCCTGTTCCGTCGACTTTTTGCGCCAGTTTCATCAGGTGATCGATTTCGCCGAAGTTTATGATGATGCGCTGGCACAGGCGGCACGTGATCGCTACGCGCGCTACCGGGAAGTTGGTTTCGTCACCGGAATGCGCAGCGTAGCTGACGGTGCCAACCCGAAAGTGGACAGACAATAG
- a CDS encoding Slp family lipoprotein — protein MRSSIRPQLFVICLILATLLMPGCTHVIPSAARAKADRNLDFTTIKNNPDQYLGQTLLLGGLVVDIELVREGTTLEIFSYGLDFTGEPVYTDENSGRFLARTDRFLDPALFAPGRFVTLVATVQGRKTKPLGEIDYTYPVLSIDNVYLWETPYRYALPPNSGFLTPVPFDRRDYLRHNPYDPDLYYPYSPFWWRTPPGY, from the coding sequence ATGCGTAGCTCAATCCGGCCCCAGCTCTTCGTTATCTGCCTGATTCTTGCGACCCTGTTAATGCCCGGTTGCACCCACGTTATCCCCTCGGCGGCGCGCGCCAAAGCGGACCGGAATCTGGATTTCACCACCATCAAAAATAATCCCGATCAGTATCTCGGACAAACCCTGCTTTTGGGTGGACTGGTGGTCGATATTGAACTGGTACGCGAAGGCACCACCCTTGAGATCTTCAGCTACGGGCTCGATTTCACCGGTGAGCCGGTCTATACCGACGAGAACAGCGGACGATTTCTGGCGCGAACCGACCGTTTTCTTGATCCGGCGCTCTTCGCTCCGGGGCGCTTTGTAACCTTGGTAGCAACCGTGCAGGGACGCAAAACCAAACCCCTCGGGGAGATCGACTACACCTACCCGGTGCTGTCAATTGACAACGTTTATCTGTGGGAAACCCCCTATCGGTACGCCCTGCCGCCAAATAGTGGATTCCTTACGCCGGTACCCTTTGACCGCCGGGACTATCTGCGGCACAACCCCTATGATCCGGATCTTTACTATCCCTATTCACCTTTCTGGTGGCGCACCCCACCGGGATATTGA
- a CDS encoding CoA pyrophosphatase, whose protein sequence is MEDYPGYRHAAVACILRETPDGPEIFYILRSHCDADPWSGDIAFPGGHIKVDDDHARFAAERETLEETGLDLRNATFLGRLDDLAGAHLSIIVCCFVYLLPTPLSAALTLNAEVHQAFWIPCRDLLDPARRRMTTVHFRGDRFERPALDILGPKHKVLWGITYRLTAQFLEINGHSLPQTPIP, encoded by the coding sequence ATGGAGGATTACCCCGGCTACCGTCATGCGGCAGTCGCCTGTATTCTGCGTGAAACGCCCGACGGACCGGAAATCTTCTATATCCTGCGTTCGCACTGCGACGCGGACCCCTGGTCGGGCGACATCGCTTTTCCCGGTGGACATATTAAAGTTGATGATGATCATGCGCGCTTTGCCGCCGAGCGCGAAACACTGGAAGAGACCGGGCTGGATCTGCGCAATGCGACTTTTCTTGGCAGACTTGATGACCTTGCCGGAGCACACCTGTCGATTATCGTCTGCTGTTTCGTTTATCTCCTCCCCACGCCGTTGAGCGCGGCGCTGACACTGAACGCCGAGGTTCACCAGGCTTTCTGGATTCCGTGCCGAGACCTTCTTGATCCTGCCCGGCGACGCATGACCACCGTTCATTTTCGCGGTGACCGTTTCGAGCGTCCGGCGCTTGACATCCTTGGTCCAAAGCACAAGGTTCTGTGGGGGATTACCTATCGATTGACGGCACAGTTTCTGGAAATCAATGGTCATTCCTTGCCACAGACACCAATCCCCTGA
- a CDS encoding MFS transporter produces MKTRPPAERRQIRARISWCLYDWANSAFATIILAAVLPVYFASLVPEQGAAFAGKINIPATAFWGYSVALSMLVVALVAAPLGALADRHGYRVRLLRLFCVCGSIATATLFMTGPGSYLLAAALFIIGNISFAGGNIFYNALLPTLVAPGEKDINRLSSYGFASGYLGGGLALLLVFLLIQRGEWFGIGDPALAARIGFLLTGGWWLIFALPCLLLVDEPPLRVQKNSHPGWRESFRHLRRYPDLLRFLLAFLLYNDGIQTIIAVSAIFAREELGLSTGTILGCFLMIQFVAMPGSLLFGTLATKIGAKWTIIFSLVIFTGIGCYAAVLRSATEFWILGFFVALVLGGSQAISRSFFATMTPPGRQAEFFGFYAISSKFASIFGPLIFALIIDLSGSNRWAIFSLIGFFLVGGALLMTVNPQRATRALSDARD; encoded by the coding sequence ATGAAAACACGCCCCCCTGCGGAACGCCGCCAAATCCGCGCGCGGATCAGCTGGTGCCTCTACGATTGGGCTAATTCGGCCTTTGCCACGATAATCCTTGCGGCGGTTCTGCCGGTCTATTTTGCTTCTCTGGTTCCTGAACAAGGGGCCGCCTTTGCGGGGAAAATCAATATTCCGGCGACAGCGTTCTGGGGGTACAGCGTGGCCCTTTCAATGCTTGTTGTGGCGCTGGTCGCCGCTCCCCTCGGGGCGCTGGCGGACCGTCATGGTTACCGCGTACGCCTGCTCCGTCTGTTTTGTGTATGCGGCTCGATTGCAACGGCAACGCTCTTTATGACCGGACCGGGAAGCTACTTGCTGGCCGCTGCCCTCTTCATTATCGGCAACATCTCTTTTGCGGGGGGGAATATATTCTATAACGCATTGCTCCCCACGCTGGTTGCTCCGGGGGAAAAGGACATCAACCGACTCTCGTCTTACGGTTTTGCCAGCGGCTATCTGGGCGGAGGGCTGGCACTGCTGCTGGTATTCCTTTTGATTCAACGCGGAGAGTGGTTCGGGATTGGTGATCCGGCACTGGCGGCGCGGATCGGTTTTCTGCTTACCGGGGGGTGGTGGCTGATCTTTGCCCTGCCCTGCCTGCTCCTGGTCGACGAGCCCCCGCTCAGGGTTCAAAAAAACAGTCATCCGGGATGGCGTGAGAGTTTCCGTCACTTACGTCGTTATCCTGATTTACTGCGATTTTTACTGGCTTTTTTGCTCTACAATGACGGTATCCAGACAATTATCGCGGTATCGGCAATCTTTGCCCGCGAAGAGCTGGGACTGTCGACCGGAACGATCCTCGGCTGTTTCCTGATGATTCAGTTCGTCGCCATGCCCGGTTCATTACTCTTCGGTACACTGGCGACAAAAATCGGCGCCAAATGGACCATTATCTTCAGCCTGGTGATTTTTACCGGGATCGGTTGTTACGCGGCGGTATTGCGCAGCGCGACAGAATTCTGGATTCTTGGCTTTTTTGTCGCGCTGGTGCTGGGCGGCAGCCAGGCGATCAGTCGCTCATTCTTTGCAACGATGACACCGCCCGGACGACAGGCCGAATTTTTCGGGTTCTATGCCATCAGCTCCAAATTCGCGTCGATCTTCGGGCCGCTGATCTTCGCTTTGATCATCGACCTGAGCGGTTCGAACCGCTGGGCAATCTTTTCACTTATCGGCTTTTTTCTCGTCGGCGGTGCGCTGTTGATGACCGTCAATCCACAACGGGCGACCAGGGCACTTTCTGACGCCCGAGATTGA
- a CDS encoding ATP-dependent 6-phosphofructokinase, whose protein sequence is MSKTIGILTGGGDCPGLNAVIRGVVRSAIFTHDWRVVGIRDGFEGLVGELQTVELNLPQIGGILPRGGTIIGTSNRGNPFSFPVERDGQIVQEDLSDSVIANFKKAGIDALIAVGGDGTLKIANQLYAKGLPVVGIPKTIDNDLSATDVTFGYNTAVEVVMEALDRLHTTAESHHRALVVEVMGRDAGWIALEAGIAGGADVILIPEIPIDFSAVCAAMRARRERGRRFSIIVVAEGATPLAGKKVVVKSAAENLGVERLGGIGAYVAHQVGQCMAMETRTVVLGHLQRGGSPSSFDRILGSRFGVYAVEMIAAQQFGRMCALCGRDIVSVSLAAAVGQPNQVDPRGNLVATAEQLGINLGRQKVPWSPVVD, encoded by the coding sequence ATGAGCAAGACAATCGGGATTTTGACGGGTGGGGGCGACTGCCCCGGCCTCAATGCGGTGATTCGCGGGGTGGTGCGTTCGGCAATCTTCACCCATGACTGGCGGGTCGTCGGGATTCGCGACGGCTTTGAAGGGTTGGTCGGTGAACTGCAAACGGTCGAACTGAACCTGCCGCAAATCGGTGGCATCTTGCCTCGCGGCGGAACGATTATCGGCACCTCCAATCGTGGCAACCCGTTCAGCTTTCCGGTTGAGCGAGACGGACAGATCGTTCAGGAAGATCTCTCCGACAGCGTGATCGCCAATTTTAAAAAAGCCGGGATCGATGCCCTGATTGCGGTCGGTGGCGATGGCACCCTGAAAATCGCCAATCAACTTTATGCCAAAGGATTGCCGGTGGTCGGGATTCCGAAGACGATCGATAATGATCTCTCCGCGACCGATGTCACCTTCGGCTACAATACCGCTGTCGAAGTGGTGATGGAGGCGCTTGATCGCCTGCATACGACGGCTGAAAGTCATCATCGTGCGCTGGTCGTCGAAGTTATGGGGCGCGATGCCGGCTGGATTGCACTGGAGGCGGGGATTGCCGGAGGAGCCGATGTGATCCTGATTCCGGAGATCCCGATCGATTTCTCTGCCGTCTGCGCCGCAATGCGGGCACGGCGGGAACGTGGTCGTCGCTTCTCAATCATCGTGGTCGCCGAAGGAGCGACTCCGCTTGCGGGAAAAAAAGTGGTCGTCAAGAGCGCAGCGGAGAATCTTGGCGTCGAACGGCTGGGCGGAATTGGTGCCTATGTGGCGCACCAGGTTGGTCAGTGCATGGCGATGGAAACGCGCACCGTGGTGTTGGGACATTTACAGCGCGGCGGTTCACCGTCGTCATTTGATCGCATCCTCGGTTCACGCTTCGGGGTTTATGCAGTGGAAATGATCGCCGCACAGCAGTTCGGGCGGATGTGCGCCTTGTGCGGGAGGGATATCGTCTCGGTTTCCCTTGCGGCGGCAGTCGGTCAGCCTAATCAGGTCGATCCACGGGGTAATCTGGTTGCCACCGCCGAGCAACTGGGGATCAATCTCGGGCGTCAGAAAGTGCCCTGGTCGCCCGTTGTGGATTGA
- the mtaB gene encoding tRNA (N(6)-L-threonylcarbamoyladenosine(37)-C(2))-methylthiotransferase MtaB: MSPTVAIATLGCKTNQFESAALEEQLHAAGYTTVQFEAGADLMVVNTCTVTAATDAQSRNLIRRARRLNPACRVVVTGCYAQINPQELAALPGVSVVLGNEEKNAFLAHLRADRPHVAVSDMRAVGTAKPLEISTFADRTRAFVQIQNGCDAFCSYCIIPYARGTSRSVPADDVVRQVRTLTAKGYPEIVLTGIHIGGYGLDLTADMTLVELLKRLLDETDARRVRLGSIEPTELSPALIDLVADSAVICPHFHIPLQSGDDNILRRMNRHYDTGSFRTLIASIRQRLPDAAIGLDVISGFPGETAAEHRNTLEFIETLAVSHLHVFPFSRRPGTPAAQLPDQLSGTVKKERAAQLRELGDRSWQQYAARFVGAQLEVVVEGGTLRKGLTRNYLSVSVAGGDASVGRAVMVRIDGVDGELLRGTLVDSPTR, translated from the coding sequence GTGAGCCCGACAGTTGCCATCGCCACTCTCGGCTGCAAAACCAATCAATTTGAATCCGCCGCGCTTGAAGAGCAGCTCCATGCCGCCGGTTATACGACCGTGCAATTTGAAGCCGGGGCCGACCTGATGGTGGTCAATACCTGTACCGTTACCGCCGCGACCGACGCGCAATCACGCAATCTGATTCGTCGCGCCCGGCGCCTCAATCCGGCGTGCCGCGTCGTCGTTACCGGTTGTTATGCGCAAATCAATCCGCAGGAACTGGCCGCGCTCCCCGGCGTCTCAGTCGTCCTCGGCAATGAAGAAAAAAACGCCTTCCTCGCGCATTTGCGCGCAGACCGACCGCACGTTGCGGTGTCCGATATGCGTGCCGTCGGCACCGCGAAACCGCTCGAAATATCGACTTTCGCGGATCGCACCCGCGCCTTTGTCCAGATCCAGAACGGCTGTGATGCCTTCTGCTCTTATTGCATCATCCCTTATGCGCGCGGCACCAGTCGTTCGGTTCCTGCTGATGACGTCGTCAGACAGGTGCGAACCCTGACCGCCAAAGGCTACCCCGAGATCGTCCTGACCGGGATTCATATCGGTGGCTATGGCCTTGATCTGACGGCGGATATGACCCTCGTTGAGCTGTTGAAACGTCTGCTTGATGAAACGGATGCGCGCCGCGTTCGGCTCGGTTCAATCGAGCCAACAGAGCTTTCTCCCGCTTTGATCGATCTGGTCGCTGACTCCGCGGTGATTTGTCCGCACTTCCATATTCCGCTGCAATCCGGGGATGATAACATTTTGCGGCGGATGAATCGCCATTATGACACCGGCAGCTTTCGGACGCTGATCGCATCGATCCGGCAGCGGTTGCCGGACGCGGCCATCGGCCTCGATGTCATTAGCGGCTTTCCGGGAGAGACGGCGGCAGAACATCGCAACACCCTTGAGTTCATTGAAACGCTTGCCGTTTCACATCTGCACGTCTTTCCCTTCAGTCGTCGCCCCGGCACCCCGGCGGCGCAGCTCCCTGATCAACTTTCCGGAACGGTCAAAAAAGAACGGGCCGCGCAGCTGCGTGAGCTCGGCGACCGCTCCTGGCAGCAGTACGCTGCCCGTTTTGTCGGTGCGCAACTGGAAGTGGTCGTGGAAGGTGGCACTTTGCGCAAGGGGTTGACGCGTAATTATCTGTCGGTGAGTGTTGCCGGTGGGGATGCGTCGGTTGGACGGGCGGTTATGGTTCGGATTGACGGGGTTGATGGAGAGCTGCTGCGCGGGACGCTGGTTGACTCGCCGACTCGTTGA
- the mnmA gene encoding tRNA 2-thiouridine(34) synthase MnmA yields the protein MSQYAGKRIVVAMSGGVDSSVTAALLQEQGAEVIGMTMQIWDYSAYAENHPDACGSCCSPDDVHDARRVAERLAIPFYVVNFEDAFQREVIDRFRADYLAGRTPNPCVLCNQILKFELLLRRARELNADYLATGHYARIDGEGDTLALRRGLDENKDQSYFLFPMTREQLPFVLFPLGAMTKSEVRNHAVRCGLRVAEKAESQDICFVPDGDYVRFLEEHEDLSRLGGDIVHVDGTIVGRHNGFYRYTIGQRKGLGISWREPLHVIGIDAARCRVIVGERRYLDTMACTVDRVNWLIDVPQETLSCTCQIRYRHAGAEAELLPLDDGKVKVRFAVAQQGVTPGQAAVFYADDRVLGGGWIA from the coding sequence ATGTCTCAATACGCCGGGAAACGAATCGTCGTGGCAATGAGCGGAGGTGTTGATTCCTCCGTGACCGCCGCCCTGTTGCAAGAGCAGGGGGCAGAGGTGATCGGCATGACCATGCAGATATGGGATTACTCCGCCTATGCGGAAAATCATCCGGATGCCTGCGGATCGTGTTGCTCCCCTGACGATGTCCACGATGCGCGCCGCGTTGCCGAACGTCTCGCTATCCCGTTTTACGTGGTCAATTTTGAAGATGCTTTTCAGCGGGAAGTCATCGACCGGTTCCGGGCCGATTATCTGGCCGGGAGAACGCCGAATCCTTGTGTGCTCTGCAATCAGATTCTTAAATTTGAATTATTGCTGAGGCGCGCCCGTGAACTGAACGCCGATTATCTGGCCACCGGTCACTATGCTCGTATCGACGGGGAAGGGGATACCCTGGCACTCCGTCGGGGGCTCGATGAGAACAAGGATCAGAGCTACTTTCTTTTCCCGATGACCCGTGAGCAGCTGCCCTTTGTGCTCTTCCCCCTTGGTGCCATGACCAAGTCGGAGGTGCGGAATCATGCCGTTCGTTGCGGACTGCGCGTGGCGGAAAAGGCCGAGAGTCAGGATATCTGCTTTGTCCCGGATGGAGATTATGTGCGATTTCTGGAAGAGCATGAGGATCTGTCACGCCTGGGAGGGGATATTGTCCACGTGGATGGCACGATTGTGGGGCGTCATAACGGGTTTTATCGCTACACCATCGGACAACGGAAAGGGTTGGGGATCAGTTGGCGGGAACCGCTCCACGTGATCGGTATCGATGCCGCCCGGTGCCGGGTGATCGTTGGCGAACGTCGCTATCTTGACACCATGGCGTGTACGGTTGATCGTGTCAACTGGCTCATCGACGTACCACAGGAGACGCTGAGCTGTACCTGCCAGATTCGCTACCGCCATGCCGGTGCCGAGGCCGAGCTGCTCCCCCTTGATGATGGTAAGGTCAAGGTTCGCTTTGCTGTTGCCCAGCAGGGGGTCACCCCCGGTCAGGCCGCAGTTTTTTATGCCGATGATCGGGTTCTCGGCGGCGGGTGGATCGCGTGA
- the nifU gene encoding Fe-S cluster assembly scaffold protein NifU: protein MYTDKVMDHFSNPRNVGEIENADGVGEVGNASCGDIMKIFLKIENNVITDVKFKTFGCGAAIATSSMVTEMAIGKTLDEAMELTNKAVEEALDGLPPQKIHCSNLAADALHEAIKNYRENK from the coding sequence ATGTATACCGATAAAGTCATGGACCACTTCAGCAACCCCCGCAATGTCGGCGAAATCGAAAATGCAGATGGTGTCGGGGAAGTAGGCAACGCCTCCTGCGGCGATATCATGAAGATCTTCCTCAAAATTGAGAATAATGTTATCACTGATGTCAAATTCAAGACGTTCGGTTGCGGTGCCGCCATTGCGACCTCCTCCATGGTCACTGAAATGGCGATCGGCAAGACGTTGGATGAGGCGATGGAATTGACGAACAAGGCGGTCGAGGAAGCTCTTGACGGCTTGCCACCGCAGAAAATTCACTGCTCGAATCTGGCTGCGGATGCCTTGCATGAGGCAATCAAAAACTATCGCGAAAACAAGTAG
- the nifS gene encoding cysteine desulfurase NifS, translating into MRQIYLDNNATTRVRPEVLEAILPFYKEQFGNPSSVHWAGRAVTGAIEKAREQVAALINCSPAEIVFTACGSEGDNMALKGTMDALQNKGDHIITTTVEHPAVLETCGYLEKAGYAVTYLPVDADGMLNLADLEAAITDRTVLISVMWANNETGNLYPIAEIGKIARKHGIRFHSDAVQAVGKVPVDVQAANVDLLVISGHKLGAPKGVGAIYIRRGTKLTPFMHGGHQERHRRAGTHNVAGIVGLGLACELAGKKNDLVWGRVKELRDRLEQGIFDNVSEIKLNGHPTERLPNTLNVSFAYIEGEGILLNLDMLGIAASSGSACTSGSLEPSHVLGAMCVEVSLAHSSTRFSLGIDTTQEDIDYVIEKLPPVIQRLRDMSPLYNCGHIDRCETCSVLTK; encoded by the coding sequence GTGAGACAGATATATCTTGATAATAATGCAACAACCCGGGTGCGGCCGGAAGTTCTTGAGGCGATCCTGCCTTTTTACAAAGAGCAATTCGGTAACCCCTCCAGCGTGCACTGGGCAGGTCGTGCCGTGACCGGAGCCATTGAAAAAGCGCGTGAGCAAGTGGCCGCCCTGATCAATTGTTCACCGGCGGAAATTGTTTTCACTGCATGCGGCAGCGAAGGGGACAATATGGCCCTGAAAGGGACCATGGACGCTTTGCAGAACAAAGGGGATCATATCATCACCACGACGGTCGAACACCCGGCGGTGCTGGAAACCTGTGGTTATCTGGAAAAAGCTGGCTACGCAGTCACTTATCTGCCGGTTGATGCGGACGGGATGCTCAACCTCGCTGATCTTGAAGCAGCGATCACCGACCGAACGGTGTTGATCTCGGTCATGTGGGCGAACAACGAGACCGGGAATCTTTATCCGATTGCGGAAATCGGCAAGATTGCCCGCAAGCACGGGATTCGTTTTCATAGCGACGCGGTCCAGGCGGTCGGTAAAGTTCCGGTCGATGTGCAGGCCGCGAATGTTGACCTTCTGGTCATCTCCGGCCATAAGCTTGGTGCGCCTAAAGGGGTCGGCGCGATCTATATCCGCCGTGGCACCAAGTTGACGCCTTTCATGCATGGGGGGCATCAGGAACGGCATCGCCGTGCGGGTACCCACAATGTTGCCGGTATCGTCGGCCTCGGGCTGGCGTGCGAATTGGCTGGCAAAAAAAATGATCTGGTCTGGGGGCGGGTAAAAGAACTGCGTGATCGGCTCGAACAGGGGATCTTTGACAATGTGTCCGAGATCAAGCTCAACGGCCATCCGACGGAACGTTTGCCGAACACATTGAACGTCAGCTTTGCCTATATCGAAGGGGAGGGAATCCTTCTCAACCTTGATATGCTTGGCATTGCAGCCTCCTCCGGTTCAGCATGCACCTCCGGTTCGCTCGAACCGTCCCATGTGCTCGGGGCAATGTGCGTCGAAGTGTCACTGGCGCATTCGAGCACGCGCTTCAGTCTCGGCATCGATACAACGCAGGAAGATATCGATTATGTGATAGAAAAATTACCGCCGGTAATCCAGCGGCTACGCGATATGAGCCCATTGTATAATTGTGGTCATATCGATCGTTGCGAAACCTGTTCGGTTTTAACGAAATAA
- a CDS encoding Rrf2 family transcriptional regulator codes for MRLSTKAQYAVRAMVSLALNGGETPMTLKDISVRENISLTYLEQLFVKLRRGEIVNSVRGPGGGYVLARPADRIMVDQIIDSVEESLVPVSCMDDDGTCSCVDQCVTRAVWHGLGEKIRQFLAAISLEELTHDAQNRILRDRVDENQLAEDVT; via the coding sequence ATGCGGTTATCAACCAAAGCACAATATGCCGTGCGCGCCATGGTCAGTCTTGCTCTTAACGGTGGGGAAACGCCGATGACCCTCAAGGATATTTCGGTGCGGGAGAATATTTCCCTGACCTATCTGGAACAGCTCTTTGTCAAGCTGCGGCGTGGCGAGATTGTCAACAGTGTTCGTGGTCCCGGTGGCGGCTACGTGCTGGCCCGACCAGCTGATCGCATCATGGTTGATCAGATTATCGACAGTGTTGAGGAATCGCTGGTGCCGGTTTCATGTATGGATGACGATGGAACCTGCTCATGTGTTGATCAATGCGTGACGCGTGCGGTGTGGCACGGCCTGGGGGAGAAAATCAGACAGTTTCTGGCCGCGATTTCGCTCGAAGAATTGACACATGATGCACAAAACCGGATACTGCGCGATCGCGTGGATGAAAATCAGTTGGCGGAGGATGTAACGTGA